A genomic window from Pecten maximus chromosome 2, xPecMax1.1, whole genome shotgun sequence includes:
- the LOC117322097 gene encoding uncharacterized protein LOC117322097 — protein sequence MKSISATLIAAIFCLGLTGCLADDFDDFGYQSAYYPQYSTGYASGVSSGMGMGHGYHGYGKGHGYGKGYGKGYTEETIVRAPMMPMQMPMAFPPPAQSGLGNGIFGEGTGNGEIGLLLFALFVLPVFLTGSNGLLG from the exons ATGAAGAGCATTTCCGCCACTCTGATCGCCGCCATTTTCTGCCTCGGTCTGACCGGGTGTCTTGCTGATGACTTTGATGACTTCGGTTATCAGTCTGCGTACTACCCACAATACAGCACCGGATATGCCAGTGGTGTTTCCTCGGGCATGGGAATGGGCCATGGATACCATGGATATGGAAAGGGTCATGGATATGGAAAGGGATACGGAAAAGGATATACCGAGGAGACCATAGTTCGTGCCCCAATGATGCCAATGCAGATGCCAATGGCCTTCCCACCTCCAGCACAGAGTGGTCTTGGAAATGGTATTTTTGGAGAGGGAACCGGAAATGGAGAGATCGGACTCcttt TGTTCGCCCTTTTCGTCCTCCCTGTATTCCTGACCGGAAGTAACGGCCTCCTCGGCTAG